One Pantoea trifolii DNA segment encodes these proteins:
- a CDS encoding VasL domain-containing protein, with amino-acid sequence MTSSQPRYVKTGGDPRALAEYAALRQEMQKLTHPARPDVDWPHVSALSLTLFEQNGVELQSAVWYTLSRSHVAGTAGMAEGLAVLVALVTREWSTLWPLPTHSRMELLSGLSRRLQQFLRTQTITESDSTALSQAARLLSEAGDHLQRLELRQLSQIDPLLDRIRNAVVMLERCDISTSDAVSALPEVVSFEKPVLALADAEASSWVYVPAPGAPLPDVRRLRHRTFISGVGATLLSVSLIFAAYYFVKQNTEQESPLQQALLTSISPIPAPLTPERIAELQANPPEWLNDGAWLEQTQQQLSWLLGVSPDWNLQHGNALVTQANLLLPDSDAVKTLSARWHKQLKAAALPAEKMQGWQQGMEQLNMLSQRLNGLDEKRGKYLTVSELKTAVYDMTQAFNGTVPLEEELRVLQQSDGDVPPHQLAQAETHLKQLIARYQELVTSARE; translated from the coding sequence ATGACTTCATCTCAACCTCGCTATGTCAAAACCGGTGGCGATCCGCGTGCGTTAGCGGAATATGCCGCGCTGCGTCAGGAAATGCAGAAACTCACGCATCCGGCGCGTCCGGATGTGGATTGGCCGCACGTCTCTGCGCTCAGTCTGACGCTGTTCGAACAAAACGGCGTCGAATTGCAAAGTGCAGTTTGGTATACACTTTCTCGCTCTCACGTGGCAGGAACGGCAGGGATGGCCGAAGGCCTAGCGGTGCTGGTAGCATTGGTCACCCGTGAATGGTCGACGCTATGGCCGCTGCCGACGCATTCACGTATGGAACTGTTGTCTGGATTGAGCCGTCGGTTGCAGCAGTTCCTGCGTACTCAAACGATAACCGAATCTGACTCAACGGCTCTCAGCCAGGCGGCGCGTTTGCTTAGCGAAGCTGGCGATCACCTGCAACGTCTTGAACTGCGTCAGCTTAGCCAGATTGATCCGCTACTGGACCGCATTCGCAATGCAGTGGTGATGCTGGAGCGCTGCGATATCTCAACGTCTGACGCCGTTTCAGCGCTGCCTGAAGTGGTTTCGTTTGAGAAGCCCGTGCTGGCGCTGGCGGATGCAGAAGCCAGCAGTTGGGTGTATGTGCCGGCTCCCGGTGCGCCTCTACCGGATGTGAGGCGGCTGCGCCATCGGACATTTATCAGTGGTGTGGGCGCAACGCTGCTGAGTGTGTCGCTGATCTTCGCCGCTTACTATTTCGTTAAGCAAAATACTGAGCAGGAATCACCGTTGCAGCAGGCATTGCTGACTTCTATATCGCCAATTCCTGCGCCGCTTACACCGGAAAGGATTGCCGAACTACAGGCTAATCCACCTGAATGGCTGAACGACGGTGCATGGCTGGAGCAAACGCAGCAGCAACTGAGCTGGCTGCTGGGCGTATCGCCGGACTGGAATCTGCAGCACGGTAATGCACTGGTGACGCAGGCCAATCTGTTGTTGCCTGATTCGGATGCGGTTAAAACGTTGAGTGCACGCTGGCACAAGCAACTTAAAGCGGCAGCGCTGCCTGCTGAGAAGATGCAGGGATGGCAACAGGGCATGGAGCAGCTCAACATGTTGTCACAGCGCCTGAACGGACTGGACGAGAAGCGCGGAAAGTATCTGACGGTGAGCGAACTGAAAACGGCAGTCTATGATATGACGCAGGCGTTCAACGGGACGGTGCCACTGGAAGAGGAGTTGCGGGTGTTGCAGCAATCAGATGGTGACGTTCCACCCCATCAATTAGCACAAGCGGAAACGCACTTGAAGCAGCTTATCGCCAGGTATCAAGAGTTAGTCACATCAGCAAGAGAATAG
- the tssE gene encoding type VI secretion system baseplate subunit TssE, whose protein sequence is MTPSLYDILYGNFEGDLELDAVSEENQVILSVLDNMQRILNSRAGALAHLPDYGLPDMTRILQGMPGTAHQLMHTLSGVLLKYEPRLKRIDVVLLEQSMPGELRYAIDAELKEGGLVRFGTEFMPEGRVMIRHMKQQQYLDARASV, encoded by the coding sequence ATGACGCCTTCACTCTATGACATTCTATATGGCAACTTTGAAGGTGACCTCGAACTCGACGCCGTCAGTGAAGAGAATCAGGTCATTTTATCTGTGCTGGACAATATGCAGCGCATTCTCAACAGCCGTGCCGGGGCTTTGGCACATTTGCCGGATTACGGCCTGCCCGATATGACGCGTATCCTGCAGGGCATGCCCGGCACCGCACACCAGTTGATGCACACACTTTCCGGCGTGCTGCTGAAATATGAGCCACGCCTGAAGCGCATTGATGTGGTGTTACTGGAACAGAGCATGCCCGGCGAGCTGCGGTATGCCATTGATGCCGAACTCAAAGAGGGCGGATTGGTGCGCTTCGGCACCGAATTTATGCCGGAAGGGCGCGTGATGATCCGCCACATGAAGCAACAGCAATACCTTGATGCCAGGGCATCTGTTTAA
- the tssJ gene encoding type VI secretion system lipoprotein TssJ: MKKAITAGKTLLPIIFALAVSGCGLTQKVTDGTVSMTKAIFYKQIKTLHLDFVAREGVNSNAQGAALTTVVRVWQIKDRKAFDTSDYPSLLAADSQALKADLVAEKSVSVRPGESVSIDVPMEESAQFVAIAGMFLSPDQQNEKWRLVMTRDDLDPDKARIIELGDGTLTLLAVKKE; encoded by the coding sequence ATGAAGAAGGCGATTACCGCTGGTAAAACCCTGCTCCCCATAATATTCGCGCTGGCCGTCAGCGGCTGCGGGCTGACGCAGAAAGTGACGGACGGCACTGTTTCGATGACCAAAGCCATTTTCTATAAGCAGATTAAAACGCTGCATCTCGACTTTGTCGCACGCGAAGGTGTTAACAGCAACGCGCAGGGCGCGGCACTGACCACCGTGGTGCGCGTCTGGCAAATTAAAGACCGTAAGGCGTTTGATACCTCCGATTATCCGTCTCTGCTCGCTGCCGACAGCCAGGCGCTTAAGGCCGATTTAGTGGCGGAGAAATCGGTGAGCGTGCGTCCCGGCGAGTCAGTGAGTATCGATGTGCCGATGGAAGAGAGCGCCCAGTTTGTGGCGATTGCGGGCATGTTCCTGTCGCCGGACCAGCAGAATGAAAAATGGCGACTGGTGATGACGCGCGACGACCTCGATCCCGACAAGGCGCGCATTATTGAGCTGGGCGACGGAACGTTGACCTTGCTGGCCGTGAAGAAGGAGTAA
- the tssG gene encoding type VI secretion system baseplate subunit TssG: protein MHPVERESQPAPARLIAQLGEQLPYMNFYRFCQLLERSDPDAPVPGSGWQVRHEPVRFRPHPGMGFPAGEIRGYENPARPGLPPTVRVNFMGLYGTESPLPTRYIDDIAQRRDGHEAMQDFLDIFNHRLTTQFYRIWRKYSYPATFAEGGRDNTSQYLLGLAGLGIKGCAENVATPVSRFLALLPVMLLPGRTGEGVSSLVSLLAPDTRAEVMHWEPRRIEQRNVLAMSVRQPVSMKNRPVMGTHATDINGQVLIRLFTRNPDEVSGWLPGGQLHGDFMAMLHVYLGAKLDARLELCVERQLLPDAQLSCKSASAVQLGRTAVLPQLAEQSVKIKDVITIQLGRYERVRLNTSRIETDEEGDYRW from the coding sequence ATACATCCGGTGGAAAGAGAATCACAGCCAGCGCCTGCCCGGCTAATCGCGCAGTTGGGTGAACAGCTGCCTTACATGAACTTTTACCGCTTCTGCCAGCTGCTTGAGCGGAGCGACCCCGATGCACCAGTGCCCGGCAGCGGCTGGCAGGTACGCCATGAGCCGGTGCGCTTTCGGCCGCATCCGGGCATGGGCTTCCCGGCGGGCGAAATCCGCGGCTATGAAAATCCTGCCCGTCCCGGTTTGCCGCCGACGGTGCGCGTCAATTTTATGGGGTTATATGGCACCGAATCGCCGCTGCCAACGCGTTATATCGATGACATCGCCCAGCGTCGCGATGGCCACGAGGCGATGCAGGATTTCCTCGACATCTTCAATCACCGTCTGACCACGCAGTTCTACCGCATCTGGCGCAAGTATTCCTATCCGGCAACCTTCGCAGAAGGTGGCCGCGATAATACCTCGCAGTATCTGCTGGGGCTGGCCGGACTGGGCATTAAAGGGTGCGCCGAAAATGTGGCAACGCCAGTGTCACGTTTTCTGGCGCTGCTACCGGTGATGCTGCTGCCGGGGCGTACCGGCGAGGGCGTGAGTTCGCTAGTGAGTCTGCTGGCACCGGATACGCGAGCGGAGGTCATGCACTGGGAGCCGCGACGCATTGAGCAGCGTAACGTACTGGCGATGAGCGTACGTCAGCCGGTGAGCATGAAAAATCGGCCGGTGATGGGCACGCACGCCACCGACATTAACGGTCAGGTACTGATACGGTTGTTCACGCGCAATCCCGACGAAGTGAGCGGCTGGCTGCCAGGCGGACAACTGCACGGCGATTTTATGGCGATGCTGCACGTTTATCTCGGGGCGAAGCTAGATGCGCGGCTAGAGCTGTGCGTGGAGCGCCAGCTGCTGCCGGATGCGCAGCTAAGCTGCAAAAGTGCCAGCGCTGTGCAGCTGGGGCGCACCGCCGTGCTGCCGCAGTTAGCGGAGCAGAGTGTAAAAATAAAAGACGTCATTACTATTCAGCTCGGCCGCTATGAGCGAGTCCGGTTAAACACATCAAGGATTGAGACCGATGAAGAAGGCGATTACCGCTGGTAA
- the tssF gene encoding type VI secretion system baseplate subunit TssF, whose protein sequence is MKDLTLRYYDTEMRYLRDAAKEFAATHPDRAAMLNLDRAGAPDPFVERLLEGFAFSVGRLRQKIDDDLPELTEGLVSMLWPHYLRTIPSLSVVAMTPDLPKMKMAEVAPAGLEVYSRPVGPKNTVCRYRTTQALTLNPLEVAGVTMATEPDGRSLLRIRINSSGQADWNQTDLSRLRFWLGEDVPVGNALHQMLTRRQAALYIRLAGQGERARLDGWFSPGGFGEEDRLWPKGDSAFSGYQLLLEYFTFPEKFRFVHLNGLENITLPPGLAYFDIEVVFSAQWQSDLPVTDESLRLHCVPVINLFTLEADPLTVSGLESEYLLRPKRLQDGHTEIYAVDAVNGSGIGGSADYVPFSSFRHKGGMMRRQAPERYFHTRVRKGVSGLHDTWLILGGQQWEAGQELAKDTLSLRITGTNGQLPRRALQSTLLDRCEQVLQTPVTVRNLCRPTLPAYPPAEDRFHWRVLSHLGSGFINMMSSAEVLRGTLALYNWQDDELCNRKLDAILDVQHHRLQRFENGHLLRGLEVEITLDSNGFTGDGDINLFGEMLNRFLSLYADMNQFIQLSLIIRPEGKYIRWKENHSQRLPG, encoded by the coding sequence ATGAAAGATCTCACCCTGCGCTATTACGATACCGAAATGCGCTACCTGCGTGATGCCGCAAAGGAATTCGCGGCTACGCATCCTGATCGCGCCGCGATGCTTAACCTTGACCGGGCTGGCGCGCCGGACCCGTTTGTTGAACGTCTGCTGGAGGGCTTTGCCTTTTCCGTCGGTCGGCTGCGGCAGAAAATTGACGACGACCTGCCGGAACTGACCGAAGGGCTGGTCAGCATGCTGTGGCCACACTACCTGCGCACTATTCCGTCGCTGTCGGTGGTGGCGATGACGCCGGACCTGCCGAAAATGAAAATGGCAGAGGTCGCGCCAGCCGGACTGGAAGTCTATTCACGTCCGGTTGGCCCGAAAAACACCGTGTGCCGCTACCGTACCACGCAGGCGTTGACGCTGAATCCGCTGGAAGTCGCTGGTGTGACAATGGCAACTGAGCCGGACGGGCGTTCACTGTTGCGCATCCGCATCAACAGCAGCGGCCAGGCTGACTGGAATCAGACCGATTTGAGCCGCCTGCGCTTCTGGCTGGGCGAAGACGTGCCGGTTGGCAATGCGCTGCACCAGATGCTGACGCGTCGTCAGGCGGCGTTGTACATCCGCCTCGCGGGTCAGGGAGAGCGTGCGCGGCTCGACGGCTGGTTCAGCCCCGGCGGATTTGGCGAGGAGGATCGGCTGTGGCCCAAGGGCGATAGCGCTTTTAGTGGCTATCAACTGCTGCTCGAATACTTCACCTTCCCGGAGAAATTCCGCTTTGTTCATCTCAACGGGCTGGAGAATATCACGCTGCCGCCGGGCCTTGCGTATTTCGATATTGAGGTGGTGTTCAGCGCGCAGTGGCAGAGTGATCTGCCGGTGACGGACGAGTCGCTGCGCCTGCACTGCGTGCCGGTGATTAACCTGTTCACGCTGGAGGCCGATCCGTTAACGGTCAGCGGACTGGAGAGCGAATACCTGCTTCGTCCGAAGCGACTGCAGGACGGGCATACCGAAATCTACGCGGTGGATGCGGTTAACGGTTCGGGCATTGGCGGCAGCGCGGATTACGTGCCGTTCTCCAGTTTCCGCCACAAGGGCGGCATGATGCGTCGACAGGCACCTGAGCGCTATTTCCATACTCGTGTGCGTAAAGGCGTAAGCGGGCTACATGATACCTGGCTCATTCTCGGCGGCCAGCAATGGGAAGCGGGTCAGGAGCTGGCGAAAGACACGCTGTCGCTACGCATCACCGGCACTAACGGTCAACTACCGCGTCGGGCGCTGCAGAGCACGCTGCTGGATCGCTGCGAACAGGTATTACAGACGCCGGTGACGGTGCGCAACCTATGTCGTCCAACGCTGCCCGCTTATCCACCGGCAGAAGATCGCTTTCACTGGCGCGTGCTGAGCCATCTCGGCTCTGGCTTCATCAATATGATGAGCAGTGCAGAAGTGCTACGCGGCACGCTGGCGCTCTACAACTGGCAGGATGACGAGCTGTGTAACCGCAAGCTCGACGCCATTCTCGACGTGCAGCATCACCGCCTGCAGCGCTTTGAAAACGGTCATCTGCTGCGTGGTCTTGAGGTGGAAATCACTCTAGACAGCAACGGTTTCACCGGTGACGGCGACATCAACCTTTTCGGCGAGATGCTCAACCGCTTCCTTTCGCTTTACGCCGACATGAATCAGTTCATTCAGCTCTCCCTCATCATCCGGCCAGAAGGAAAATACATCCGGTGGAAAGAGAATCACAGCCAGCGCCTGCCCGGCTAA
- a CDS encoding DUF805 domain-containing protein, giving the protein MIRCIIRCYTGGWRNIFNYKGCASRKEFWGFILINLLALNLYSAITGMLTLTGNGIIDILLYLSMGFSLQLLFISILIIPVMSLGVRRMHDIGRSGWWFSSLLLSNIFIIPAFLGALVSSIANHFSWDIALSISIWASLVLNLSVIFYLTYLCCKPSVRPSPLPH; this is encoded by the coding sequence ATGATTAGATGCATCATCAGATGTTACACCGGTGGGTGGCGAAACATATTTAATTATAAAGGATGCGCAAGTCGGAAAGAGTTTTGGGGTTTCATTCTGATAAACTTATTAGCTTTGAATTTATATTCAGCAATAACTGGAATGCTGACTCTTACCGGCAATGGCATAATTGATATCTTGTTGTACCTTTCGATGGGGTTTTCTCTTCAACTTTTATTTATAAGCATCCTTATCATCCCTGTTATGTCTTTGGGCGTAAGAAGAATGCATGATATTGGTCGAAGTGGCTGGTGGTTTAGTAGCCTGCTACTTAGCAATATTTTTATTATTCCTGCATTCCTTGGTGCTCTGGTCAGCAGTATTGCAAATCATTTTTCATGGGATATTGCACTCTCTATATCGATTTGGGCAAGTCTCGTATTGAATTTGAGCGTTATTTTTTACCTGACATATTTGTGTTGCAAACCTTCAGTAAGACCATCACCGCTTCCACATTAA
- a CDS encoding YidX family protein codes for MLVLRAIIVMMVFSLTGCTYYLWSLSDTRSTTVREMNFSDRISGMFEYKNVHLTEGDNGTGRDIIRLPDEGVGFVGDDNIYFVTVNGNELLALNDLMKKVPLRMNNDDKFIDMNLKGYYSKNTNAEFQKTVSVRTRKPLATLTQSQKKALEDKRFSSVEGYLQRSVTVEGIIINRMRLGSSFPQTTSLDESYQVRFYSSYRYDKFDSGSVALKLALTPVTLIGDVVFIPLYLLTAK; via the coding sequence ATGCTGGTTTTACGCGCGATTATTGTAATGATGGTTTTTTCATTAACAGGCTGTACTTATTACTTATGGAGCTTAAGTGACACCCGCTCAACAACTGTGCGAGAAATGAATTTCTCTGATCGAATTAGCGGGATGTTCGAGTATAAAAATGTACATCTGACTGAAGGAGATAATGGCACTGGAAGAGACATTATTAGACTTCCAGATGAAGGCGTAGGATTCGTTGGGGACGATAATATCTATTTTGTGACGGTTAACGGTAATGAATTATTGGCATTGAACGATTTGATGAAGAAAGTGCCATTAAGAATGAACAATGATGATAAATTTATCGATATGAATCTTAAAGGCTACTACAGTAAGAACACTAATGCAGAATTCCAAAAAACAGTGAGCGTTAGAACTCGAAAACCTTTAGCTACATTAACTCAATCACAAAAGAAAGCGCTTGAGGATAAGCGGTTTTCATCAGTTGAAGGCTATTTACAGCGTTCAGTGACCGTTGAGGGCATCATTATCAATAGAATGAGGTTAGGTTCATCTTTCCCTCAGACAACATCACTCGATGAAAGCTATCAGGTGCGATTTTATTCATCATATCGTTACGATAAGTTCGACAGTGGCTCGGTAGCCTTAAAACTTGCATTGACACCTGTCACGTTAATTGGGGATGTTGTTTTTATTCCGCTATATCTACTTACTGCAAAGTAG
- the tssA gene encoding type VI secretion system protein TssA translates to MMPLKSLISACGVDAETLRAQAKQQTALWNNWLQPISADNPAGEDPTYHDGFQQMQEEVNRLSGADTTLICELAENLLTSVTKDIRVAAWYSWARLQLDGEAGLADGLSLMAGLLAEFGSSLHPQRARSREAALRWPAGSRMLDTLSLYPEVTKQDVLRIAGALLLIEDASLEHGGAGLGSLYAALENRLLKAGGPDAVVPQAAGEGDKHQTSGPAEPQMVAIASGRELLDQARTLSKYLRDQPGGWLAAHRLMKSLRHDTLLQLPPLSGDGKSRIEPPKADQRAQLKRLWLQQSWQELTEQADSLFSRGGNHFWLDLQWYIHQALTRAGNTTLAAIVQDDLKGLLSRLTGLETLAFSDGTPFADEVTLGWIQQQVMNTEPGWGEGSSASPGASNEDDILQLESEAVELADREGIETALTWLQHRPGTALPRQQWLLRLLMARVAEQFGRQEMALHLLSGLDSSADDMTLGQWEPSLLFEVKSRRLKLLRTRAGRSEADKARVQPEMEQLLAGLVHIDAARAVVLLG, encoded by the coding sequence ATAATGCCGCTTAAATCCTTAATCAGCGCCTGCGGTGTCGATGCTGAGACGCTGCGCGCCCAGGCAAAACAGCAGACTGCACTGTGGAATAACTGGCTGCAGCCGATATCGGCGGACAATCCCGCCGGGGAAGACCCGACCTATCACGACGGTTTTCAGCAGATGCAAGAGGAGGTGAACCGCCTTTCCGGAGCGGACACCACGCTTATCTGCGAGCTGGCGGAAAACCTTCTCACCTCTGTTACTAAAGATATCCGCGTGGCGGCCTGGTACAGCTGGGCACGCCTGCAGCTTGATGGCGAAGCCGGGCTGGCTGATGGCCTTTCATTGATGGCCGGGCTGCTGGCGGAATTTGGCAGCAGCCTGCATCCACAACGTGCGCGCAGCCGTGAAGCGGCGCTGCGCTGGCCCGCCGGTTCGCGCATGCTCGACACACTTTCACTTTATCCAGAAGTCACCAAACAGGATGTGTTGCGTATCGCAGGCGCACTGTTGCTGATTGAAGACGCGAGCCTGGAGCACGGCGGTGCCGGGCTGGGCAGTCTGTATGCGGCACTGGAAAATCGTCTGCTCAAAGCGGGTGGCCCGGATGCGGTGGTGCCGCAGGCAGCGGGTGAAGGGGATAAGCATCAAACAAGCGGTCCGGCTGAGCCACAGATGGTGGCGATTGCCTCCGGGCGCGAGTTGCTGGATCAGGCGCGCACGCTGTCGAAATACCTGCGCGATCAACCTGGCGGCTGGCTTGCTGCGCACCGTCTGATGAAATCCCTGCGCCACGATACGCTGCTGCAACTGCCGCCGCTTTCCGGCGACGGCAAAAGCCGTATCGAACCGCCTAAGGCCGACCAGCGCGCTCAGCTTAAACGTCTTTGGCTGCAGCAGAGCTGGCAGGAACTGACCGAGCAGGCCGACAGCCTGTTTTCGCGTGGTGGTAACCATTTCTGGCTTGACCTGCAGTGGTACATCCATCAGGCGCTGACGCGCGCCGGCAACACCACGCTTGCCGCCATCGTGCAGGACGATCTTAAAGGACTGTTGTCGCGCCTGACCGGGCTGGAAACGCTGGCGTTCAGCGACGGTACGCCGTTTGCCGATGAGGTGACGCTCGGCTGGATACAGCAGCAGGTGATGAACACCGAACCCGGTTGGGGCGAAGGGTCGTCAGCTTCTCCCGGTGCCAGCAATGAAGATGACATTCTGCAACTGGAAAGCGAAGCCGTAGAGCTGGCCGATCGCGAAGGTATCGAAACGGCGCTGACATGGTTGCAGCATCGGCCGGGAACTGCTTTACCGCGACAGCAGTGGCTGCTGCGTCTGCTGATGGCGCGCGTCGCTGAGCAGTTCGGGCGTCAGGAAATGGCGTTACATCTGCTTAGCGGGCTTGATAGCAGCGCAGATGACATGACGCTCGGCCAGTGGGAACCGTCACTGCTGTTTGAAGTGAAATCGAGGCGGTTAAAACTCCTACGCACTCGCGCCGGGCGTAGTGAAGCGGATAAAGCGCGAGTGCAGCCGGAAATGGAACAACTGTTAGCTGGGCTGGTTCATATCGATGCGGCACGCGCTGTGGTGTTACTGGGTTAA